TCGTGCGCGGGCCTGTCTGCCCGGACTTCGGACTGGCTTTCGGGACGGCCGAGACTCAGCTCGGCCTCTGGCTCGCGCGTCACCCGGCCGCGCGGCCCTGCTACGTCTTCTACGACGCCGTGCGCAGTCTCGACCAGTACCGCTCGAGCCTCTGGTATCCCGAGACCAACGGCTACAACTGGTATCGGCCCGTCGACTCGGCGGCCGCGATCCACCTGTGCGCGGGGGTGTATCGGCGCTCACCGGAGCGTGCCCTCGACCCGCTCGCGCTGCACGGCGACATCGACCTGGTGGCGCGCCTCCCGGAGAGGCTCCCCGGTCCGGCCGTGTTCGTCGTTCCCCCGACTCTGGTCGAGACGATCGGGCGGTTCTACGCGATCGACGGGCGCGAGGACCTGACGGACAGCCTCGGACGGACGCTCGGCACCATCCTGCGCGTGCGGCCGCGTTGACCCGTCGTCCCAATCTCCCTGATGGGGGGTTCCGGCCTGCTGGCGTGGTCTGCTTTCGCTCGGGTGCCCGAAAGACTCTTCGCCCCCGCCAGTCCCGGTGCCTCCCCCCTTGACGGGCCATGCGCAGGGTGGTTGAGGGCACGCAGCGAGCGGCCTCGCGAAGAGCGGCGTCTAAACTAGGCAAGGGTCCGGCGCTGCAGGCATGTCGCACCAGCTGCCGCGGTCACCTCCGGCCGGAAAGCGTTGAGGCGGTGGTCAGCCCGCTGCGCGGAGCGACGGCGCCGGGTTCTCAGTGCTCCACACCACATTGCAACCAAAAGCGCCTAACCGGGTGCGTCGCCGCCCAACTTGGAAGGAGGACTGAAATGCGCGCACACCGAACGATTGTGACCGCAGGTCTGGCACTCGTAGTCTGTATCGCCCCGTTGCTCCGACCCAGCCTAGCTAACGCTAGCGCCAAAGCCTGTATCACCACTTTGGCAGGGGACACCTGCCTCGCCCAGTGCATCGGGGACCTACAACGGACCTGCGGATCCGACCCCGCCTGCCACCAAAGCATCGCTGCGGCGATCCAATTCCTTGCCACGACCCGCGCCAACACCGACGACTGTGCGGACGCGGTGGCAAACGTCAGGCAGGTATGCGGCTGCGTGGCGTCGCCGAGCGGCGCCTTCCTCGACACTTCGGGCGCCCTCTTCTAGCAGGCTTCCTCACGCGCGCGTGGCGGGGGCAGGGAGTCTCGCATTGCCCGCCCCGCCATGCGGGCGTACGTCAGGATGACTCCGCCGCAGAAACGGCCATGACCGCAGAGTGGGGTGTCGGCCGGTAACCGGCGTTCCCAAGATCCCGCGTGCCGGAGGACGGAGGCGGTGGACTGGGCTCGAGCCGCGTCTCTGCTGCCGGCAGGAGCGCCGGCAGCAGAAGAGGGCGGACGCCGCGCCAGCTCGTTTCATGCGGTCTCAGGTGGCGTTCACGGGGCCGCTCGGTCGTGGCCGCCGGCCGCGGGGCTGGGACGGGGCGCGGCGAGTCCGCGGATAGGTCGCGAGCCGGTCGGAGCAGTCGCCACTTCCGTCCGGCGGCCGCACGGCCGGCAGCCGGGGGAGCGAGAGCTCGGGCGCGGCGAGGTTGAGCGCGCTGGTCAGGTCCCCGCATGCCGCTCGCCGCCAGGCGGACAGGTTCGGAACCTCGACGCCGAAACGGGTCTCGAGAAACCGCAGCGTCGAGGTGTGATCGAAGACGTCGCTGCACACGAATCCGCCGCGGCTGAAGGGCGAGATGACGAGCAACGGCACGCGGGGACCGAGCCCGATCGGCCCGGCGACACCCTGCGCAAGCGGGGGCAGCGGGTCGACGGTCAGGTACTCGCCCGGCGTCCCAGGGGGCGCGGTCGGCGGCAGAACGTGATCGAAGAAGCCGCCGTTCTCGTCGTAGGTGAGAAAGAGCACGGTGTGCGCCCAGACCTCCCGTCGCGCCGTCAGCGCAGCGAGCACGCGACGCACGGCGTACTCGCCTCGGACGGGTGTGCTCTGCACGGGGTGCTCGAGCTGCGCCACGGGCGCGATGATCCACGATACCTGAGGGAGTGCGCCCGCGGCCGCGTTCGCCAGGAAGTCGGCGAACGTGGGCTGGACCCCCTTCGCCTGGAGCGCCGGGTTCGCCCGGTACTGCGTGAAGAAGAGGAGTGTGTTGTCGCCGTCCGTGAAGGTGCTGCCGGGATCCGAGTAGACCTTCCACGAGATGCCGCGCGCCTCGAGCTGCTCGGGCATGGTGGTCCAGCTGAGCCGCGGGGCCTGCTGCGGCGAGGCAGCGAGGAGCGGACCCCCCGCGCGGCCGTCGGGGTCGATCGTCGCGGTCATGGCGTACGAGCGGTTCGGATCGGTCGGCCCCAGCGCGGAGCAGAAATACATGTCGCAGATCGTGAAGGAGCGCGCGAGCGCGAAGTAGTAGGAGATGTCGCGTCGGTCGAAGTAGCCCATCGACACCGGGGCATCGTTGCCGTTGAAGAAGCGGTGCGAGGTCACCCAGGCGCCCGGCATGAGCACGCTCTCGTGCTGCGCACCCCAGAGGTGGACCGGGTCGGCCGTGCATCCGCCACCAGTCCGCCGCGCGGGGACATGGAACGGGTAGATGGTGCCCCCCTGTCCGTCGGGCTGGCCCAGCACACCGCGCGCCGAACGGTCGCCAAAGCCGCGGACTCCGCGGTACCGCCCGAAGTAGTGATCGAAGGAGCGGTTCTCCTGGATCATGATCACGACGCGCTCGATATCGCCGAGCCGCGCGGGGCGCGGCCGCCGGGCGAGAGGATCGAGGGTGAGGCGCGCGCCGACGGCAAGGCCAGAGGCGAGGAGCTGGCGGCGGGTGAGAGCGGGGTCACTCATGGGCCGGCGTATAGCACGGGGTGCCGGAGCTCAGCCCGGTGGCCGCCAGCCAGCCCGACAGCACCTACTACGGGTCACCCGAGCGACGTCCGGGGAGCCGAGCTCCCCGGACCCACGGGGTGAGCGGAAATCAGTCGAGGAAGGCGCCGCTCGGAGAGCTCGGACACCCGGCGAGGCACGAGTGGATTGTGGCCTCGCAGTCTTCGAGGGCCGCCCGGGCCGTGGCGGCGCACGCCGCGACGCATTGCAGCCGGCTCGGGGCCGGCGAACATGCGCGCACGCACGCCTGCGCGGTGCTGACGACGTCGTGCAGGCACATCCGCCCCTGGCTCGCGCACCCGGCCGGGCACGAACTCGGCGGTGCCCCGCAGCCGTGGAGGCAGTCGTGGAGCGACGCGACACACGTCTGCTGCGCGCCCCTGAACGCGCTCCGGCAGCTCTTGATTGCGCCGCGGCGGTCCTGCCCGGTCTGACCGCTCGCCTTCACGGTGACCCGACAGCTGCGGAACGCGGTCACGCCCGCGAGCTGGCATGTCCTTTTGGCGGCGCCGCAGGTGGACGGGCACCCGCTAGCCCCTGTGAAGCTGGGCACGGCAAGAGCGCCCACCACGGCGGCCATCGCAAATCCGAGTCGAATCACGCGAGAGTCCTCCCTTGCTGGGTCAGTGGCGTGGGCCGCGGGCAACACCGGTGCCACGGTCGGGCCTGTGGCCATGGAACGTCGTCGCTGCACCGATTCTGGCTGGTCGCTCATGAACCCGCACGCCCGGCGCCAAGGTGAGTGACATGTCAGGGCAGCGATGCGAACGCCGCGGATGTGACGGAGAGGCGGGGGCGTGACGGCACACGGGACAACTCTCCGCCCCTCGCCTCGCCGCTTTCCCCGCTGAGGCCGTTGCTAGCAGGTTACGTGGACGCAGCGGATGGGCAAACCGCTGCGGGTCGCACGCGCACGGGCAGAACGCGACGGCGTTGCGGCGTGGCAGGGGAGGGCGGTGGGCGGGGCTGGGGGGAGGCGGAGCCTCGCTAGGAGCATCGGCACAGGCCCGGGATCCCGGAGCCTCCGCAGGTCTGGCCCGAGGGGCACGTGCCGCCGCAGCCCGGCGAGCCGAGGCAGGTCGAGCCGATCGGGTTGCAGATACAGCCGTCGCCGTCTGGCGTGGACACAAACACGCACTCTTCGCCGCCCGGGCAGACGCCGTTCGTGCAGCTCCCCGTCAGCCCGAAGGCGACGCTGCACGGGATCCCTACGAAATCGCAGGTGCATCCCGCGCTCAGGCTGACCAGGCAGGCCTTGCCCGGCGGGCAGGCGCCGTCGCACTCTGGGAAGGTGGCGCTCCCGCAGGGCGTGCTGCCCGCGACGCACTCGCAGCCGTTCGCTGTGACGGCGCAGATCGGGGCTTCGGGCGGGCACTCGCCCCAGCAGAGCGGCGGGGGCGCACTGCCGGGTTCGCCGCACGGGACCGGCACGAACGTCGTAGTGGTCGTCGTGCTCGTGGTGGTCGTCGTGGTCAGCACGCAGACCGTGTTGTCTGCGGCGCAGGCCGCGAGGACCTGTTGCACGCACTGTTGGTTACACTTCGTCCTCGCCTTCCCACTCAAGTTCTTGCAGCCGGCGGTGGCCTGGCACGCGAGTATCCCTTCTCCGCAGACCTTGCGACGGCATGGCGGCGAAGCGGCTACGACCGAGGCAGTGAGCACGGCCGCAACCGCGAGGAGCACGAACCTCGTGAGTATCTTCCGAGCGGTTATCGTGCCCCCCGATTGCAGCGAGCGCTGGCTGCTTCGAGTCCGCGGCTGACTCTACTGCACGTGGCCGTCCGTGAACAACTGGTCAGGGCGTAGGCCGCGCAACGGCGATGCGCTGCTCGCCTGAATCACAGGCAGATACAGGTGCCGGGCGTGCCCCGGACGCTGTCGCACGTACATTCGCCCGCCATGCAGCGGCTACGGATCAACGTCGTGCACCGCTTCATGCAGAGGCGATGCGTCGACCCACAGGCAGCAAGTACCTCGTCCCGGCAGGCACGCAGGCTGCAGTTGCCCGAGGTGGCCATCGCCGGCCCTTCCCGAAACCACAGGTCGTCAAAGGGGTCCGGCTCCCCGAGGATGATCGCTCTGCCCTGGGAATACGGAGGTTGGTACCCCCCCGCGATTCCTGGATTGCTGGTGTCGCTGCCGGCAAATACGACCTCGATCACGTAGACCTCACCGGGAATCAGGGGAACCGCAGACGGAAAGTCGAAGTGCGTGAGGCCGCCCGTCCCAAAAGGGAGCGTGAGCAGGAGACTCGTTCCGATGATCGGCCCGTCGATCGTGGTGTGGCGGATGTTGACGAACAGGTCTGCCGGGCCGGGGAGGTCTCCGTTCCCCACCATCAGTTCGACCGCGTCCAAGGAGGAGGCTGCCGGGACGAACTCCTGGCCGATCGGGGACAAGAAGCGAATGCTCCAGCCCGCCTGGATCGGCGGCAGGGCCTCCTGGTCCACGCTGAACGGATGGCTACCAGCGGGGGGCGGGAAGGCGAAGAGCGAGAGCGCAAGGACGCAGAGCAACCCCCTCGACCGTGCTGTCATCGGAAGCTTCCTTCTCTTTTGTCGGTGACGGTTTGCACGGTCGTCCTCCTGGGGTAGCACCCTAGAGACGTCAGAATGCTAGGGCATGTGTCAACGACGCGGGTGCGGCGGAAGGGTTAAAGGCGCGCGCGCTCCTCCGCCTCGTCTGAGCCAGGGAGGCAGCCCCCCGCCGGCTGAGGAGGAGCCCGAGCATCCCCACCCCGATGGACCCCACGCTGAAGACGACCATGCCCTCTGTGCCAACGAGGGTGAGACAGCGGGGTGGCGATAGTTTAGTGTAGGGGGGCAGCGATGGATGGGGGTCGTGGAGAAGCGGGGTGAGGGCATGGCCGCGCCACCACCGGGCCTTACTGCTGCGCCGTCCGCCGTTGAGACAACGCCGAGGCCGATACCCAATAGCGGCAACGACCACGACGTGGCACGCAGCCCCGCCGGCGGCAATGGGAACGGCCGGCCGCAGTAGCCGCCACTCTGGCGACCGAGACGCGCAGTTCCTTGGGCTCGGGTGCGTGGCATCGTGGGCATGACAATGACAGCGGAGCACTTCGAGGCGCTTGTTCGAAAGTGCGAGGCCCATGCGAAACGGGACAGTGAGGGCTACGCGAGGCGGATGACGTTGCTCGCCCTCGCCGGCTACGCCTACGTGTGGCTTGTTCTTGTCGGGCTGGGAGGAACGATCGCGCTGCTGGTGTGGTCGCTGCGGTTCCACCGAGCGACCTATCGCGTCCTGGCCCTCGCGGCGCCCTTCGTACTGCTCTTCCTCGTGGTCCTCCGCGCGCTCCGAGTCCCCTTCAAGCACCCCGACGGGGTTCGCGTTCGGCGCGCCGATGCACCTGAGCTCTTCGCGCTGATCGACCGGCTCGTGTGCGAACTTCGCACGCCATGCCTGCACCGCGTGCTGTTGACCGAGGACCGCAACGCCGCGGCCCAAACCCCCCTCCTTGGGCCGCTCGGCTGGTATCGCAACTACCTGCTGCTCGGCCTCGCGGAAATGCAGGCGCTGTCGCCGGAGGAGTTCCAGGCTGTCGTCGCGCATGAACTGGGACACCTGTCCCGGCAGCACGGACGGCGCGGCGCCTGGATCTATCGGATCCGCGCCACCTGGATGCGCCTCGAGATGATGATCGAGCTCCAGGGTCGCTGGGGGCGGTGGCTCTTCGACTGGTTCGTGAAACGCTGGGGACCCTACTTCAACGCCTACTCCTTCGTCCTAGTCCGTGAGCGCGAGTACGAGGCGGACCGTTACGCCGGGAGCGTCGCCGGGAAAGAAGCCTTCGCCCGTGCGCTGGGAACAACGTACGTCATGGGCGAGTTTCTCTCGCGGTGCTTCTGGCCCGACGTGTACCGCGCCGCGCACGAGAAGCCAGAGCCACCCTGCGACGTGTTCGCGGCGCTGGCGCGCGCGGTAGCGGCGGGATCGGAGCCCGACGACGTACGACGCTGGCTGGAAACCGCGTTGCGCAGACCCACGGGCTTGGACGACACGCACCCTGCGCTTGCCGATCGGCTCGCGGCGCTGGGGATCGCCGCTCATGCAGCCGAGCCTCGCCGGACGTCGGGACCGACAGCAGCACAACACTACCTGGGGGCGCGACTCGAGTCGCTCGCGGCCGCGCTCGACCGCGCCTGGCGCAAGCGGGTAGCCGGCCACTGGGACCAGCGCCACCGACGTGCGGCCGGAGGCCGGACGCGGCTGCGCGAGCTCACCGCGGTGGCCGCCGACGGTGATGTTGAAGTGGCCTGGGAGCGTGCCCAGATCGTCCTCGACCTCGACGGCGAAGAGGCGGCGCTGCCGCTCCTCCACGATGTCGTCGCGCGCGTCCCTGACCACGCTCCCGCAAGCTGGGCGCTCGGTCAAGTTCTGGCCGACCGCGACGACGAGAGCGCCATCGTGCATCTCGA
The nucleotide sequence above comes from Deltaproteobacteria bacterium. Encoded proteins:
- a CDS encoding phospholipase, translated to MSDPALTRRQLLASGLAVGARLTLDPLARRPRPARLGDIERVVIMIQENRSFDHYFGRYRGVRGFGDRSARGVLGQPDGQGGTIYPFHVPARRTGGGCTADPVHLWGAQHESVLMPGAWVTSHRFFNGNDAPVSMGYFDRRDISYYFALARSFTICDMYFCSALGPTDPNRSYAMTATIDPDGRAGGPLLAASPQQAPRLSWTTMPEQLEARGISWKVYSDPGSTFTDGDNTLLFFTQYRANPALQAKGVQPTFADFLANAAAGALPQVSWIIAPVAQLEHPVQSTPVRGEYAVRRVLAALTARREVWAHTVLFLTYDENGGFFDHVLPPTAPPGTPGEYLTVDPLPPLAQGVAGPIGLGPRVPLLVISPFSRGGFVCSDVFDHTSTLRFLETRFGVEVPNLSAWRRAACGDLTSALNLAAPELSLPRLPAVRPPDGSGDCSDRLATYPRTRRAPSQPRGRRPRPSGPVNAT